In one window of Aquila chrysaetos chrysaetos unplaced genomic scaffold, bAquChr1.4, whole genome shotgun sequence DNA:
- the UNC93B1 gene encoding protein unc-93 homolog B1 → MEKDPSCYQDAAKVVAGDGLSAEGTETQLDDFVGAHPDYNEEEEEQKYYRRKRLGVVKNVLAASLAGTLTYGVYLGLLQMQLILHYDETYREVKYSNIQLEDIDRKVLMGINVTPVAALLYTPVLIRFFGTKWAMFLAVGIYALFVSSNYWERYYTLVPSAVAIGVAIVPLWASMGNYITRMAQKYYEYVHYKEEHVQEQQRVPRGACNTYIIIFQTVFYTCFHLSFVCAQMPMLFFLNNYLYQLNHTLFGVKHCGTLSHGTLPGFNKTVLQSLPRSINLIIVESALMAAAFLAMLVVLVLCGSAYRPTEEIDLRSIGWGNIFQLPFKHMRDYRLRHLFPLFIYSGFEVLFVCTGFSLNYGVCALGLENLAYLLMAYGFSASACSSLALCMLRLRRQIPLLAGALVHAALLVTLFCWAPEPRHLVQAPLLYSIAVLWGMGSALNKTGISILLGVLYEDKERQDFVFTIYHWWQALAIFTVYLWSGLPMKAKLSIMLLTLAVAVGAYLWMEHKVAQHVAYRLPRIPRPRHKMHGYRYLEEDDSDETGSEGDGGKDDNDEHPTEATGEDELPKDDGDQLG, encoded by the exons caacgaggaggaggaggagcagaagtACTATCGCCGCAAGCGCCTCGGCGTCGTCAAGAACGTGCTGGCCGCCAGCCTGGCCGGCACGCTCACCTACGGTGTCTACCTGG GCCTCCTGCAAATGCAGCTGATCCTGCACTACGATGAGACCTACCGGGAGGTGAAGTACAGCAACATACAACTGGAGGACATCGACCGCAAGGTGCTGATGGGCATCAACGTCACCCCCGTCGCGGCGCTGCTCTACACGCCCGTCCTCATCAG GTTTTTCGGCACCAAGTGGGCCATGTTTCTGGCGGTGGGCATCTACGCCCTCTTCGTCTCCAGCAACTATTGGGAGCGCTACTACACGCTGGTGCCCTCCGCTGTGGCCATCGGGGTGGCCATCGTTCCCCTCTGGGCTTCCATGGGCAACTACATCACACG GATGGCCCAGAAGTACTACGAGTACGTCCACTACAAGGAGGAGCACGTGCAAGAGCAGCAGCGGGTGCCACGGGGTGCCTGCAACACCTACATCATCATCTTCCAGACCGTCTTCTACACCTGCTTCCAT CTAAGCTTCGTCTGCGCTCAGATGCCCATGCTCTTCTTCCTCAACAATTACCTCTACCAGCTCAACCACACGCTCTTCGGGGTCAAGCACTGCG GGACCCTGAGCCATGGCACGCTGCCCGGCTTCAACAAGACGGTGCTGCAGAGCCTGCCCCGCAGCATCAACCTCATCATCGTGGAGAGTGCCCTGATGGCGGCCGCCTTCCTCGCCATGCTGGTG GTCCTGGTGCTCTGCGGCTCGGCGTATCGGCCCACGGAAGAGATCGACCTGCGCAGCATCGGCTGGGGGAACATCTTCCAGCTGCCCTTCAAGCACATGCGGGACTACCGCCTGCGCCACCTCTTCCCCTTGTTCATCTACAGCGGCTTCGAGGTGCTCTTCGTCTGCACCGGCTTCTCCTTG AACTACGGCGTGTGTGCCCTGGGGCTGGAGAATCTGGCGTACCTTCTCATGGCCTACGGCTTCTCCGCCTCGGCTTGCTCCAGCCTGGCCCTCTGCATGCTGCGCCTGAGGCGGCAGATCCCGCTGCTGGCCGGAGCCCTCGTTCACGCTGCCCTCCTGGTGACTCTCTTCTGCTGGGCACCCGAGCCCCGGCACCTGGTCCAGGCACCTCTGCTCTACTCCATAGCCGTGCTCTGGGGCATGGGGAGCGCCCTCAACAAGACTGGCATTAGCA TCCTCCTGGGCGTGCTGTACGAGGACAAGGAGCGCCAAGACTTCGTCTTCACCATCTACCACTGGTGGCAAGCCCTGGCGATCTTCACCGTCTATCTGTGGTCGGGGCTGCCCATGAAG GCCAAGCTTTCCATCATGCTGCTGACGCTGGCGGTGGCAGTGGGGGCCTACCTCTGGATGGAGCACAAGGTGGCACAGCACGTGGCATACCGCCTGCCCCGCATCCCCCGCCCGCGCCACAAGATGCACGGTTACCGTTACTTGGAGGAGGACGACTCCGACGAGACCGGCTCGGAGGGCGACGGTGGCAAGGACGACAATGACGAGCACCCAACGGAGGCCACTGGAGAGGACGAACTACCAAAAGATGATGGGGACCAGCTGGGTTAG
- the MAX gene encoding protein max isoform X1, with product MSDNDDIEVESDEEQPRFQSAADKRAHHNALERKRRDHIKDSFHSLRDSVPSLQGEKQQASRAQILDKATEYIQYMRRKNHTHQQDIDDLKRQNALLEQQVRALEKARSSAQLQANYPSTDNSLYTNPKGSTISAFDGGSDSSSDSEPDEPQSRKKLRMEAS from the exons ATGAGCGACAACGATGACATCGAGGTGGAGAGCGAC GAGGAGCAGCCGAGGTTTCAGTCCGCG GCCGACAAACGGGCTCATCACAACGCGCTGGAGCGCAAGCGCAGGGACCACATCAAGGACAGCTTCCACAGCCTGCGGGACTCCGTCCCCTCCCTCCAAGGAGAGAAG CAACAGGCATCCCGGGCCCAAATCCTGGACAAAGCCACAGAGTACATCCAGTACATGCGCCGGAAAAACCACACGCACCAGCAGGACATCGATGACCTCAAGCGGCAGAACGCTCTCCTGGAGCAGCAAG TGCGTGCGCTGGAGAAGGCCCGGTCGAGCGCCCAGCTGCAGGCTAACTACCCCTCGACGGACAACAGCCTCTACACCAACCCCAAGGGCAGCACCATCTCCGCCTTCGACGGCGGCTCCGACTCCAGCTCCGATTCGGAGCCCGACGAGCCTCAGAGCAGGAAGAAGCTGCGCATGGAGGCCAGTTAG
- the MAX gene encoding protein max isoform X2 has protein sequence MSDNDDIEVESDEEQPRFQSAADKRAHHNALERKRRDHIKDSFHSLRDSVPSLQGEKASRAQILDKATEYIQYMRRKNHTHQQDIDDLKRQNALLEQQVRALEKARSSAQLQANYPSTDNSLYTNPKGSTISAFDGGSDSSSDSEPDEPQSRKKLRMEAS, from the exons ATGAGCGACAACGATGACATCGAGGTGGAGAGCGAC GAGGAGCAGCCGAGGTTTCAGTCCGCG GCCGACAAACGGGCTCATCACAACGCGCTGGAGCGCAAGCGCAGGGACCACATCAAGGACAGCTTCCACAGCCTGCGGGACTCCGTCCCCTCCCTCCAAGGAGAGAAG GCATCCCGGGCCCAAATCCTGGACAAAGCCACAGAGTACATCCAGTACATGCGCCGGAAAAACCACACGCACCAGCAGGACATCGATGACCTCAAGCGGCAGAACGCTCTCCTGGAGCAGCAAG TGCGTGCGCTGGAGAAGGCCCGGTCGAGCGCCCAGCTGCAGGCTAACTACCCCTCGACGGACAACAGCCTCTACACCAACCCCAAGGGCAGCACCATCTCCGCCTTCGACGGCGGCTCCGACTCCAGCTCCGATTCGGAGCCCGACGAGCCTCAGAGCAGGAAGAAGCTGCGCATGGAGGCCAGTTAG
- the MAX gene encoding protein max isoform X4 produces MSDNDDIEVESDADKRAHHNALERKRRDHIKDSFHSLRDSVPSLQGEKASRAQILDKATEYIQYMRRKNHTHQQDIDDLKRQNALLEQQVRALEKARSSAQLQANYPSTDNSLYTNPKGSTISAFDGGSDSSSDSEPDEPQSRKKLRMEAS; encoded by the exons ATGAGCGACAACGATGACATCGAGGTGGAGAGCGAC GCCGACAAACGGGCTCATCACAACGCGCTGGAGCGCAAGCGCAGGGACCACATCAAGGACAGCTTCCACAGCCTGCGGGACTCCGTCCCCTCCCTCCAAGGAGAGAAG GCATCCCGGGCCCAAATCCTGGACAAAGCCACAGAGTACATCCAGTACATGCGCCGGAAAAACCACACGCACCAGCAGGACATCGATGACCTCAAGCGGCAGAACGCTCTCCTGGAGCAGCAAG TGCGTGCGCTGGAGAAGGCCCGGTCGAGCGCCCAGCTGCAGGCTAACTACCCCTCGACGGACAACAGCCTCTACACCAACCCCAAGGGCAGCACCATCTCCGCCTTCGACGGCGGCTCCGACTCCAGCTCCGATTCGGAGCCCGACGAGCCTCAGAGCAGGAAGAAGCTGCGCATGGAGGCCAGTTAG
- the MAX gene encoding protein max isoform X3: MSDNDDIEVESDADKRAHHNALERKRRDHIKDSFHSLRDSVPSLQGEKQQASRAQILDKATEYIQYMRRKNHTHQQDIDDLKRQNALLEQQVRALEKARSSAQLQANYPSTDNSLYTNPKGSTISAFDGGSDSSSDSEPDEPQSRKKLRMEAS, encoded by the exons ATGAGCGACAACGATGACATCGAGGTGGAGAGCGAC GCCGACAAACGGGCTCATCACAACGCGCTGGAGCGCAAGCGCAGGGACCACATCAAGGACAGCTTCCACAGCCTGCGGGACTCCGTCCCCTCCCTCCAAGGAGAGAAG CAACAGGCATCCCGGGCCCAAATCCTGGACAAAGCCACAGAGTACATCCAGTACATGCGCCGGAAAAACCACACGCACCAGCAGGACATCGATGACCTCAAGCGGCAGAACGCTCTCCTGGAGCAGCAAG TGCGTGCGCTGGAGAAGGCCCGGTCGAGCGCCCAGCTGCAGGCTAACTACCCCTCGACGGACAACAGCCTCTACACCAACCCCAAGGGCAGCACCATCTCCGCCTTCGACGGCGGCTCCGACTCCAGCTCCGATTCGGAGCCCGACGAGCCTCAGAGCAGGAAGAAGCTGCGCATGGAGGCCAGTTAG
- the LOC115338445 gene encoding protein farnesyltransferase subunit beta-like, with amino-acid sequence MAGASPPTPPPPPGGRRRLRDDGLRTATSGEQTKVEDIVQEIFNACKTNHHASQFVLHREKHFHYLKRGLRQLTEAYECLDASRPWLCYWILHSLELLDEPIPQSVASDVCQFLSRCQSPQGGFGGGPGQHPHLAPTYAAVNALCIIGTEEAFGVIDRKKLLEYLHSLKQPDGSFLMHVGGEVDVRSAYCAASVASLTNILTPALFAGTAEWIARCQNWEGGIGGVPGMEAHGGYTFCGMAALVILKKEHLLNLRSLLRWVTSRQMCFEGGFQGRCNKLVDGCYSFWQAGLLPLLHRALHARGDTALSMERWMFHQLALQEYILLCCQCPAGGLLDKPGKSRDFYHTCYCLSGLAIAQHFGSGDLHHEVVLGGPENRLQATHPVYNITPEKVARAVMHFLQQPVPSLEPAAAAN; translated from the exons ATGGCGGGagcctccccccccaccccccccccgccccccggcgggcggcggcggctgcgggacGACGGGCTGCGGACCGCCACCTCCGGCGAGcag ACCAAGGTGGAAGACATCGTGCAGGAGATCTTCAACGCCTGCAAGACGAACCATCACGCCTCGCA ATTTGTCCTGCACCGGGAGAAGCACTTCCATTACCTGAAGAGAGGCCTCCGGCAGCTGACCGAAGCCTACGAG TGTCTGGACGCCAGCCGGCCCTGGCTCTGCTACTGGATCCTGCACAGCTTGGAGCTGCTGGACGAGCCCATTCCCCAGTCGGTCGCCTCTGA TGTCTGCCAGTTCCTGAGCCGCTGCCAGAGCCCCCAGGGTGGCTTTGGGGGGGGCCCCGGCCAGCACCCCCACCTCGCCCCCACCTACGCCGCCGTCAACGCGCTCTGCATCATCGGCACAGAGGAGGCGTTCGGCGTCATCGACAG GAAGAAGCTGCTGGAGTACCTGCACTCGCTGAAGCAGCCCGACGGCTCCTTCCTCATGCACGTCGGCGGAGAGGTGGACGTCAG GAGCGCCTACTGTGCCGCCTCCGTGGCCTCGCTGACCAACATCCTCACCCCGGCGCTCTTTGCCGGGACGGCCGAGTGGATAGCGAG GTGCCAGAATTGGGAGGGCGGCATCGGCGGGGTGCCGGGCATGGAGGCCCACGGCGGGTACACCTTCTGCGGCATGGCGGCTTTGGTCATCCTCAAGAAGGAACATCTGCTGAACCTCCGGAGCTTGCTG CGCTGGGTGACCAGCCGGCAGATGTGCTTCGAGGGCGGCTTCCAGGGCCGCTGCAACAAGCTGGTGGACGGCTGCTACTCCTTCTGGCAAGCCGgcctcctgcccctgctccaccgtgcTCTGCACGCCAGGG GCGACACGGCGCTCAGCATGGAACGCTGGATGTTTCACCAGTTGGCGTTGCAGGAATACATCCTCCTGTGCTGCCAGTGCCCGGCCGGGGGGCTGCTCGATAAGCCGGGCAA GTCCCGAGATTTCTACCACACCTGCTACTGCCTGAGCGGGCTGGCCATCGCCCAGCACTTCGGCAGCGGCGACCTCCACCACGAAGTGGTCCTGGGCGGCCCCGAGAACCGCCTG cAGGCCACGCACCCCGTCTACAACATCACCCCCGAAAAGGTGGCGAGAGCGGTGATGCACTTCTTGCAGCAGCCTGTGCCCAGCCTGGAGCCGGCGGCTGCTGCCAACTAG